A window from Salvelinus sp. IW2-2015 linkage group LG5, ASM291031v2, whole genome shotgun sequence encodes these proteins:
- the cox8a gene encoding cytochrome c oxidase subunit 8A, mitochondrial, protein MSGLLRTIXTRTALALRGPTITQRASVFTRPAKDPLGPSETIIGLGLFALAILGPSGWILANIEDYKKKD, encoded by the exons ATGTCTGGGCTCCTCAGAACTATTTKAACCCGCACTGCTCTGGCACTGCGGGGACCCACYATCACCCAGAGGGCCAGTGTCTTCACCAGACCGGCTAAAGACCCTCTCGGCCCTTCC GAGACCATCATCGGACTGGGCCTGTTCGCACTGGCTATCCTGGGACCTTCCGGTTGGATTCTCGCCAACATTGAGGACTACAAGAAGAAAGATTAA